In Nitrospira sp., one genomic interval encodes:
- a CDS encoding proteasome accessory factor PafA2 family protein, with the protein MLNRIFGLETEYGLLVNQDRPDHSPSWVAQRIRDHIFYGERRGVVDLHHRGHDEPPGNGGFLTNAGRLYLDMGHLEYASPECTTLTDLVAADRAGDRIIQHAVSALGLDETVSIIKNNIDHETDATFGSHENYLVSRRFPFSRRGLAPLVTFLVTRQIFTGAGRIGCASDPNEWVQVGGLILHRPGLRDAPDRSFVPFQISQRADHIVNDFFEWVQHNRAIVNTRDEPLADPNQFRRIHLLCGDSNMAEYATALKMGTTGLVLQLIEAGEAPRGLGLDEPVETLQEISRDLDRRWMVRLESGQSISALDIQEQFLAAAQRHCQGQDEETDWVLEQWEAVLHDLRGDYAALVGRIDWASKLWLLETYREAEQVGWDDSMLKSLDLEYHNLHPERGLCYGLEAEGRSLRLTTDKVVDLAQDHPPRNTRAFGRGELVRHLLASEPRGAGLDESADPEDRLSFDYMINWSNFKLRGAEPFFMADPFKTYVQEVRSHLSSR; encoded by the coding sequence ATGCTGAACCGAATCTTCGGCCTCGAAACCGAGTACGGGCTGTTGGTCAACCAGGATCGACCGGACCATTCGCCCTCCTGGGTGGCGCAGCGCATTCGCGACCATATTTTCTACGGCGAGCGCCGAGGGGTGGTCGACCTACACCATCGCGGGCATGATGAACCGCCCGGCAACGGGGGGTTCCTGACGAATGCCGGACGTCTGTACCTCGACATGGGACATCTCGAGTATGCGTCCCCGGAATGCACCACCCTGACGGATTTGGTGGCGGCGGATCGCGCCGGCGACCGTATCATTCAACATGCCGTGTCGGCGCTGGGGTTGGACGAAACCGTCTCCATCATCAAGAACAACATCGATCATGAAACCGACGCGACCTTCGGCTCGCACGAGAACTATCTGGTCTCGCGCCGCTTTCCGTTTTCTCGGCGTGGGCTCGCCCCGCTGGTGACCTTTTTGGTGACACGTCAGATCTTCACGGGGGCCGGTCGCATCGGCTGCGCGAGTGACCCCAACGAATGGGTCCAAGTCGGCGGACTCATCTTGCATCGCCCCGGACTGCGGGACGCGCCGGATCGGTCCTTCGTCCCCTTCCAGATTTCGCAGCGGGCGGATCACATCGTGAACGATTTTTTCGAGTGGGTGCAGCACAACCGGGCCATCGTCAATACCCGAGACGAACCCTTGGCGGACCCCAATCAGTTTCGTCGTATCCACCTGCTCTGCGGCGATTCCAATATGGCCGAGTACGCGACGGCGCTCAAAATGGGGACCACCGGCCTGGTGCTGCAGTTGATCGAGGCCGGAGAAGCACCGCGCGGTTTGGGGCTGGACGAGCCGGTGGAGACCTTGCAGGAGATTTCGCGAGACCTCGATCGCCGATGGATGGTGCGGTTGGAATCGGGGCAGTCGATCTCCGCGCTGGATATTCAGGAGCAGTTTTTGGCGGCGGCGCAACGGCACTGCCAGGGACAGGATGAAGAGACCGACTGGGTGCTGGAACAATGGGAAGCCGTGCTCCATGATCTCCGCGGCGACTACGCGGCGCTGGTCGGCCGGATCGACTGGGCCTCTAAACTGTGGCTGCTCGAGACCTATCGCGAGGCTGAGCAGGTGGGATGGGACGATTCGATGCTGAAGAGCTTGGATCTGGAGTATCACAACCTGCATCCGGAGCGGGGGTTGTGTTACGGGTTGGAGGCGGAGGGACGGAGCCTTCGCTTGACGACCGACAAGGTCGTGGACTTGGCCCAAGACCACCCCCCGCGCAACACCCGGGCATTCGGTCGTGGCGAGTTGGTGCGGCACCTGCTGGCGTCGGAGCCTCGGGGTGCGGGCTTGGATGAAAGTGCTGATCCGGAGGATCGGTTGTCCTTCGACTATATGATCAATTGGTCCAATTTCAAGCTGCGCGGCGCAGAGCCGTTTTTCATGGCCGATCCCTTCAAGACGTACGTTCAGGAAGTCCGCAGTCACCTCTCGAGCCGATAG
- a CDS encoding proteasome subunit alpha, translating into MYEEPYRWVEAVGNRRTYLDEQFKQGSPVVALAYEGGILLTTVSKGTPKLYEIYDRIALGGMGHPADLEKLRFSLLEMAHVEGFNRSPSDVTGARLMKYGLAPAIKQAFEEIYKAPFIVKILLAELGLKPERDAFLTINYDGTFEESRRWALLAANQAVLGKMGRYLQGRHREQVGLSQALETALCTWAVGALAQVAADPSTDQGPSAVDSTGQAESEAEPDRAALVAHLRKTLAGRSLECVVLERGAPGSSTYRTLRPDELTGLLPSELTSTTPA; encoded by the coding sequence ATGTATGAGGAACCCTATCGCTGGGTGGAGGCCGTCGGCAACCGGCGTACCTATCTCGATGAACAGTTCAAGCAGGGCAGTCCCGTGGTGGCCCTCGCGTATGAGGGCGGCATCCTGCTGACGACCGTGAGCAAGGGCACGCCGAAGCTCTACGAAATTTACGACCGCATCGCGCTCGGCGGTATGGGACACCCCGCCGATTTGGAGAAGTTGCGATTCTCGCTGCTGGAGATGGCGCATGTGGAAGGGTTCAACCGTTCTCCGTCCGATGTTACGGGCGCGCGGTTGATGAAGTACGGCCTGGCGCCGGCGATCAAGCAGGCCTTCGAAGAAATCTATAAGGCGCCCTTCATCGTGAAGATTCTGCTCGCCGAACTCGGCCTCAAGCCGGAGCGGGATGCGTTTTTGACGATCAATTACGACGGCACCTTCGAGGAGAGTCGCCGATGGGCCCTGTTGGCGGCCAACCAAGCCGTGCTGGGTAAGATGGGGCGGTACCTGCAGGGGCGGCATCGCGAGCAGGTCGGCTTGTCCCAAGCGCTGGAGACGGCGCTGTGTACGTGGGCAGTCGGGGCCCTGGCGCAGGTCGCAGCCGACCCCTCGACGGACCAAGGTCCGAGCGCTGTGGACTCGACGGGCCAAGCCGAGTCCGAGGCGGAGCCGGACCGGGCTGCGTTGGTTGCCCACCTTCGGAAGACCTTGGCCGGCCGTTCCCTTGAGTGTGTGGTCCTGGAGCGCGGCGCTCCGGGTTCCTCCACCTATCGCACGCTTCGTCCCGATGAATTGACGGGGCTACTCCCGTCGGAACTCACAAGCACCACCCCGGCTTGA
- a CDS encoding proteasome subunit alpha, protein MGMQGDFYQLLREQGYQFGNPAAAASGLDIPTATTILAFKYRDGVLVAGDRRATAGNMVMYDRTDKVLEIDRYSVMAIAGVPATAYEMVRVLEHSFKYYRRTQLQELSFEGKLRAVSKLLKENVAAALAGTGAVVPVFAGYDHDQGAAKIYFYDILGAEFEGVEYAVSGSGSPTIRGILHYINTWGPRPLGALPEEEATVQALRLLASAAEFDSATGGVNRELDLYPVVKTITAAGVRTVPGTDLKRLYEAEVSRRV, encoded by the coding sequence ATGGGGATGCAAGGAGATTTTTATCAGCTGCTGAGGGAGCAAGGCTATCAGTTCGGGAATCCCGCCGCGGCCGCAAGCGGCCTGGATATCCCCACCGCCACCACGATCCTGGCGTTCAAGTATCGGGACGGGGTCTTGGTGGCGGGAGATCGTCGCGCGACGGCCGGCAATATGGTCATGTACGACCGCACCGACAAGGTGTTGGAGATCGATCGCTATAGTGTGATGGCCATTGCGGGAGTCCCGGCGACGGCCTACGAAATGGTGCGGGTACTGGAACATTCGTTCAAGTACTACCGCCGGACACAGCTGCAGGAACTGAGTTTCGAGGGGAAGCTGCGCGCCGTCTCCAAATTGCTCAAGGAGAATGTCGCCGCGGCCCTCGCGGGAACGGGAGCCGTGGTGCCGGTGTTTGCCGGCTATGACCATGACCAGGGGGCGGCAAAGATTTACTTTTACGACATCCTCGGGGCGGAGTTCGAGGGCGTGGAGTATGCCGTGTCCGGCTCCGGCTCGCCGACGATCCGTGGGATTTTGCACTACATCAACACCTGGGGGCCACGGCCGCTGGGGGCGCTGCCGGAAGAAGAAGCGACGGTCCAGGCGTTGCGACTGTTAGCCAGCGCGGCGGAATTCGACTCGGCGACCGGGGGAGTGAATCGCGAGTTGGATCTGTATCCGGTGGTGAAGACGATTACAGCCGCCGGCGTCCGGACCGTGCCCGGGACGGACTTGAAGCGATTGTACGAAGCGGAAGTGTCTCGCCGGGTGTAG
- a CDS encoding ubiquitin-like protein UBact: MNTIQMPERREGPGDPMPRPLGPSEEGGGPRRPETGSPEKDNLLKRMRKVDPKQAERYRQRTGE, encoded by the coding sequence ATGAATACGATACAGATGCCGGAACGTCGCGAAGGTCCTGGCGATCCTATGCCCAGGCCGTTAGGGCCGTCTGAGGAAGGCGGCGGACCCAGGCGGCCGGAGACTGGTTCGCCGGAGAAGGACAATTTGTTGAAGCGGATGCGCAAGGTCGATCCGAAGCAGGCGGAACGGTATCGACAACGGACCGGAGAGTAA
- a CDS encoding proteasome accessory factor PafA2 family protein, whose protein sequence is MHLFGLETEYGITREDLDAVDPVEESMELVRAHLTGRFERRWDYAGEDPHEDARGFRVSGLQQDKEEDEFAKVDAHRPFSFHEMKSDLVLPNGARFYNDHTHPEYATPECRTLKDLLAQDRAGERLVQRAAERRNRMLGGAYVQLYKNNTDFHGHSYGCHDNYLVPRALPFPRLVSGLLPFLVSRQLLAGSGKVGTEAQEAGFVPGPFQISQRADFMEAELGVDTMHDRPILNTRDEPHADRTKYRRLHLILGDANLCEYATALKVGTTRLVLDLLQRGHEPELELEQPVVAIKQLSRDPDLKATVRCKDGRSLSGLEILAEYWNAASRFDDGADPDAAWVLREWQQCLRLLTEDRAQLVGKLDWVTKQWLLDTFMQEERIGWGDPWLASLDLEYHNMNPERGLFLGLEADGKVWRMTTERDVVDALSAGPADTRGGLRGICVRRFSDQITGMQWESVRFAGGMRGRQLDMGDLFEPDAVQACARLLETAATPAQALDAWKR, encoded by the coding sequence ATGCATCTGTTCGGGCTTGAAACCGAATACGGCATTACGCGCGAGGATCTCGATGCGGTGGATCCGGTCGAGGAATCGATGGAACTGGTCCGGGCGCATCTGACCGGGCGGTTCGAGCGTCGATGGGACTATGCCGGGGAAGATCCCCACGAGGATGCTCGCGGGTTTCGCGTCTCGGGTCTGCAGCAGGACAAGGAGGAAGACGAGTTCGCCAAGGTCGACGCGCACCGCCCCTTTTCCTTTCACGAGATGAAGAGCGATCTTGTCCTGCCCAACGGGGCGCGCTTTTACAACGACCACACCCATCCGGAATATGCCACGCCCGAATGCCGCACCCTCAAGGATTTGCTGGCGCAAGACCGGGCAGGAGAACGGCTGGTGCAGCGGGCGGCCGAACGTCGCAACCGTATGCTCGGCGGGGCCTACGTCCAGCTCTATAAGAACAACACCGACTTTCATGGCCATAGTTACGGGTGTCATGACAATTACCTCGTGCCGCGGGCACTGCCGTTCCCTCGCTTGGTGAGCGGCCTGCTTCCGTTTCTGGTCAGCCGTCAGTTGCTGGCGGGGTCGGGGAAGGTCGGGACGGAAGCGCAAGAAGCGGGGTTCGTGCCTGGCCCGTTCCAGATTTCCCAGCGGGCGGATTTCATGGAAGCAGAGCTGGGCGTGGATACCATGCACGACCGGCCCATCTTGAATACCCGCGACGAACCCCATGCCGATCGGACGAAGTATCGGCGCCTGCATCTGATCCTGGGCGACGCCAACCTCTGCGAGTATGCCACCGCGCTGAAGGTCGGGACGACCAGGCTGGTCTTGGACCTGCTGCAACGCGGTCATGAGCCGGAGTTGGAATTGGAACAGCCGGTCGTGGCCATCAAACAGCTGTCCCGCGATCCGGACTTGAAGGCCACCGTACGGTGTAAAGACGGCCGGTCCCTCTCGGGGCTGGAGATCCTGGCGGAGTATTGGAACGCGGCCAGCCGGTTCGACGACGGCGCCGACCCGGATGCCGCCTGGGTCTTGCGCGAATGGCAGCAGTGCCTTCGGCTGCTGACAGAGGATCGCGCTCAATTGGTGGGAAAACTGGATTGGGTCACGAAACAGTGGTTGCTCGACACTTTCATGCAGGAGGAGCGGATCGGGTGGGGCGACCCCTGGCTCGCCAGCTTGGATTTGGAATATCACAACATGAATCCGGAACGGGGGCTCTTTCTGGGGCTCGAGGCGGATGGCAAGGTGTGGCGCATGACCACCGAACGTGACGTCGTCGACGCCTTGAGCGCAGGGCCTGCGGATACGCGCGGCGGTCTGCGAGGGATTTGCGTGAGGCGATTTTCCGATCAGATCACGGGCATGCAATGGGAGTCGGTGCGGTTTGCCGGCGGGATGCGGGGACGTCAGCTGGACATGGGTGATTTGTTCGAGCCGGACGCGGTGCAGGCCTGCGCCAGGCTGCTGGAAACAGCCGCCACGCCGGCCCAGGCCCTGGATGCATGGAAGAGATGA
- a CDS encoding AAA family ATPase, producing the protein MSDHRPTNDSQAGGAPSAGRAESASTDPIELIDACLAAFPDGDPRQKLLYKLRHVVLAQSVAQDRRETEFKKLTEVVAKLTAPANRVGLLVEVPAEGLARIVVGGAEYYANIDPRVAADDLKIGTQILVNEAYAVIKTLGYDRNGPVLKVAEVLPDGRIRFEQDMGRQALILQRSTDLQGAELKPGDDVRIDPTHRIAIEKFENRQAKAHLLDEVPTVTWAQIGGQEEAIEAIRKAIEYPLLHTETFKKYQFSQPKGFLLYGPPGCGKTLIGQAAASSLSQLMRDLKDQPAGGATGTNPPVTSGAFLHIKGPEILNMWLGESERIVRDLFAKARARRKEGALPFIFIDEAESVLGTRRAMRSFNINNTLVPMFCAEMDGIESLQDVVIILASNRPDLIDPAILRPGRIDRKIKVARPTREAAREILRVYLTSTLPLERALVNRHGDDPEAARQVVIEQVVDSLFARTDQNRVLAIRLRNGQNRVLYRGDLVSGAILSSIVQRAKEQAIERAVAQPGNAEHDGLRLQDLLDAVQEEYRQGEMLPPDDAAEEWLKLLDHHPDQVVGVSSFRRGRQSEERLVNQII; encoded by the coding sequence ATGAGCGACCATCGACCCACCAACGATTCACAAGCAGGGGGCGCTCCATCGGCAGGCCGGGCCGAGTCGGCCTCGACCGACCCGATCGAACTGATCGACGCCTGTTTGGCCGCCTTTCCCGACGGCGATCCGCGGCAGAAACTTCTTTACAAGCTCCGGCATGTGGTGTTGGCCCAGTCGGTCGCGCAGGACCGGCGTGAGACGGAATTCAAGAAACTGACCGAAGTGGTCGCGAAACTGACCGCCCCGGCCAACCGAGTGGGTCTGTTGGTGGAAGTGCCGGCGGAAGGCTTGGCCCGCATCGTGGTCGGAGGGGCCGAGTATTACGCCAACATCGACCCCCGTGTGGCAGCGGATGACCTGAAAATCGGCACCCAGATTTTGGTGAACGAAGCCTATGCGGTCATCAAAACCCTCGGCTACGACCGTAATGGGCCGGTGTTGAAGGTGGCGGAGGTCTTGCCGGACGGACGTATTCGCTTCGAGCAGGACATGGGGCGTCAAGCGCTCATTCTGCAGCGATCGACCGATCTGCAGGGTGCGGAACTGAAGCCCGGCGACGACGTGCGCATCGATCCGACCCACCGCATCGCCATCGAAAAGTTCGAAAACCGTCAGGCCAAGGCCCACCTCCTCGATGAGGTGCCGACCGTGACCTGGGCGCAGATCGGTGGGCAGGAGGAGGCGATCGAGGCGATCAGGAAAGCCATCGAATATCCGCTGCTCCACACCGAGACCTTCAAGAAGTATCAATTTTCCCAACCCAAAGGATTTTTACTCTACGGCCCGCCCGGCTGCGGGAAGACCTTGATCGGTCAGGCGGCTGCGTCCAGCCTGTCGCAACTCATGCGGGACTTGAAGGACCAGCCGGCCGGCGGAGCAACGGGAACGAATCCGCCCGTCACCAGTGGCGCCTTCCTGCACATCAAGGGACCGGAAATTCTGAACATGTGGTTGGGAGAGTCCGAGCGGATCGTGCGCGACCTCTTCGCCAAAGCGCGGGCCCGGCGCAAAGAAGGGGCGCTGCCCTTCATTTTTATCGATGAAGCGGAGTCCGTGCTGGGCACCAGGCGCGCAATGCGCTCCTTCAACATCAACAATACGCTCGTGCCGATGTTCTGCGCCGAGATGGATGGGATCGAGTCCCTGCAAGACGTGGTGATCATTCTGGCGTCCAATCGTCCGGATCTGATCGATCCGGCGATCCTCAGGCCCGGTCGCATCGACCGGAAGATCAAGGTCGCCCGCCCGACCCGCGAGGCGGCCAGGGAGATTCTGCGCGTCTACCTGACGTCTACCCTGCCGCTTGAACGGGCGCTGGTGAATCGTCACGGTGACGATCCTGAGGCTGCGCGGCAGGTGGTGATCGAACAAGTCGTGGACAGTCTCTTTGCGCGGACGGATCAAAACCGTGTCTTGGCGATTCGCCTGCGAAACGGCCAGAACAGGGTGCTCTATCGCGGCGATCTGGTCAGCGGCGCCATCCTGTCCTCCATCGTGCAGCGGGCCAAGGAACAGGCCATCGAACGGGCGGTGGCGCAACCCGGCAACGCCGAACACGACGGCCTGCGGCTCCAGGATCTCTTGGATGCGGTGCAGGAGGAATACCGCCAGGGCGAGATGTTGCCGCCGGACGACGCGGCCGAGGAATGGCTGAAGCTCCTCGATCATCATCCGGATCAGGTCGTCGGGGTCTCCTCGTTCCGGCGTGGGCGGCAGAGCGAAGAACGGTTGGTCAATCAGATCATTTGA
- a CDS encoding trypsin-like peptidase domain-containing protein, whose protein sequence is MPGSSVRTRGPRQWLGWGVTAMLAAGVVSASPLGAYDGAQGAMAPPVFLATELSQEEQATIAVFDRATKSVVFIANTAIQRDPWSFNLFEVPQGSGTGFVWSKQGHIVTNYHVIYGADSVTVTLADRTDLKAKVVGADPDHDLAVLQIQAPESALQPVTIGSSHSLRVGQKVLAIGNPFGLDHTLTTGVVSALGRTIKSMSNRTIEGVIQTDAAINPGNSGGPLLDSAGRLIGVNTQIMSPSGAFAGIGFAVPVDTVIRIVPELIKHGKLIRPGLGVSLVPDAMARRWGVKGVIIGKIGRGSVAERIGLRGARETFGGRIELGDIIVAVDGKPVETVDDLMDIMEQHKVGDQVMLEYQRGNRRQQVPVTLQAVN, encoded by the coding sequence ATGCCGGGCAGCTCTGTGAGGACAAGGGGGCCCCGACAATGGCTGGGTTGGGGAGTGACGGCGATGCTCGCCGCGGGGGTTGTGTCCGCTTCGCCGCTCGGCGCCTATGACGGAGCGCAGGGCGCTATGGCGCCGCCGGTTTTTCTGGCGACCGAATTGAGCCAGGAGGAGCAGGCGACGATCGCCGTCTTCGATCGCGCGACGAAGTCGGTCGTGTTCATCGCCAACACCGCGATCCAGCGGGATCCCTGGTCGTTCAATCTGTTCGAAGTGCCGCAGGGGTCCGGGACGGGGTTCGTGTGGAGCAAGCAGGGGCACATCGTCACCAATTACCATGTCATCTACGGAGCGGACTCCGTGACCGTGACCCTGGCCGATCGGACCGACCTCAAGGCCAAAGTCGTCGGTGCCGATCCGGACCATGACTTGGCCGTGCTGCAAATTCAGGCGCCTGAATCGGCCTTGCAGCCGGTGACCATCGGAAGTTCGCACAGCCTGCGGGTCGGCCAGAAGGTCTTGGCGATCGGTAATCCCTTCGGTCTGGACCATACCTTGACCACCGGCGTGGTCAGCGCGCTGGGCCGGACGATCAAGTCGATGAGCAATCGGACGATCGAGGGCGTCATTCAAACCGATGCCGCGATCAATCCCGGTAATTCCGGCGGGCCGCTGTTGGACAGCGCGGGGCGGCTGATCGGCGTGAATACCCAAATCATGAGTCCGAGCGGCGCATTCGCCGGGATCGGGTTCGCAGTGCCGGTGGACACGGTCATTCGCATCGTGCCCGAATTGATCAAGCACGGGAAACTCATCCGGCCTGGGTTGGGCGTTTCTCTGGTACCCGATGCCATGGCGCGGCGCTGGGGCGTGAAGGGGGTCATCATCGGGAAGATCGGACGAGGCAGCGTGGCCGAGCGGATCGGACTCCGCGGGGCGCGCGAAACCTTTGGCGGTCGCATCGAACTGGGGGATATCATCGTCGCCGTGGACGGAAAGCCGGTCGAGACCGTCGACGATCTCATGGACATCATGGAGCAACACAAGGTCGGCGATCAGGTCATGCTGGAATATCAGCGCGGCAATCGACGGCAGCAAGTGCCTGTGACGTTGCAGGCGGTGAATTGA
- a CDS encoding YjbQ family protein: MRVSMQGESRVENITGLVQDALDQTGLRAGILTLFVKHTTASVLIIEDEPGIRADMKTLWERLVPADPQWQHNRLNAGEDNGHSHLRGQLQGHSLTIPFNDGAMTLGTWQQLVLLDFDTRPRTRDLVLQAIGE, from the coding sequence CTGCGGGTGTCGATGCAGGGCGAGAGTCGAGTGGAAAACATCACCGGACTGGTGCAGGATGCCCTCGATCAAACCGGGCTGCGGGCCGGCATCCTGACGCTCTTCGTCAAACACACGACGGCGAGCGTGTTGATCATCGAGGACGAGCCCGGCATTCGGGCCGATATGAAGACGCTGTGGGAGCGGCTGGTTCCTGCCGATCCGCAGTGGCAGCACAATCGCCTCAACGCCGGGGAAGATAACGGCCATAGCCACCTTCGAGGCCAACTGCAAGGCCATTCCCTCACGATTCCGTTCAACGACGGCGCCATGACGCTGGGGACCTGGCAGCAACTCGTACTGTTGGATTTCGATACCAGGCCGCGGACGAGAGACCTCGTCCTGCAGGCGATCGGTGAGTGA
- a CDS encoding HIT family protein: MTTIPCKACAGTWPQTDHFIAEAGLTRAYLHDDQFFRGWTVLVLKRHATELFHLSQGERTGLMEEVARAAETLARELGAIKINYELLGNQLPHIHWHLIPRLAQDPAPLEPVWRVVHEPVSLPSDQLAALCGRLRRVWPPS; encoded by the coding sequence ATGACGACCATTCCATGCAAGGCCTGCGCAGGCACCTGGCCCCAAACCGACCACTTCATCGCAGAGGCCGGACTGACGAGGGCCTACCTCCACGACGATCAGTTCTTTCGCGGCTGGACCGTGCTGGTGCTGAAACGCCACGCCACAGAACTCTTTCACCTGTCGCAAGGAGAACGGACGGGATTGATGGAAGAGGTGGCGCGGGCGGCCGAAACCTTGGCCCGCGAGCTCGGAGCGATCAAGATCAACTATGAACTGCTCGGCAACCAGCTGCCCCATATCCACTGGCACCTGATACCCCGCCTGGCCCAGGACCCCGCACCGCTGGAACCGGTGTGGCGAGTGGTGCATGAGCCGGTCTCGCTGCCATCGGACCAGCTCGCCGCCCTGTGCGGGCGGCTCCGTCGGGTGTGGCCCCCCTCCTGA
- a CDS encoding tetratricopeptide repeat protein, protein MSPQPLVLAGWLPLILAAVLFQPAPVTAQESTVPAPSTEAASQAPSAPEESPAAAESPTPPPPPPSPTQTEEAEAVRVEPLPAESASPPPPPPPPALTLLETLSQTRKTVHTEPDAQEPRLALGRTLFQLGDTDAAIDEFRTALRFHPSVAQAHMDLGTALMAKQDWRNAMTEFQEAVRLDATLVQAHYSMGTIHYTRGNVAQAIKAYQEALKLKPDFAEAHYRLGLVLKMAGKEKEAAQELETAALAGIAKAQYFLGNAYRSGQGADKNLTMAVTWWSRAFDQGLPEAAQALTQLRRIAVVKGNLQTKQSKAAAEAFKEYCDQIWLDFPDLDRAQTPETVGTTLLRQGRTAEALPVLLREAYALNDSAHATLVRLYEQGLDDQLPPHGQWIMSYLESTAADGSVASRTALARIYAKGLGLAADLAKAKSYLKGLPRDEVKRILDEAAPDAPKP, encoded by the coding sequence ATGTCTCCGCAACCCCTTGTCCTGGCAGGATGGCTCCCGCTCATACTCGCCGCGGTCCTGTTCCAGCCCGCACCGGTCACAGCGCAGGAATCCACCGTGCCGGCCCCTTCGACCGAGGCTGCGAGCCAAGCCCCTTCGGCCCCCGAAGAATCTCCCGCTGCGGCAGAGAGCCCAACACCTCCCCCTCCGCCGCCGTCTCCTACCCAGACCGAGGAGGCAGAAGCCGTCCGCGTCGAACCGTTGCCGGCAGAATCGGCAAGCCCACCACCTCCTCCGCCGCCACCAGCGTTGACCCTGCTGGAAACCCTGAGCCAAACCCGCAAGACGGTCCATACCGAACCCGATGCCCAAGAACCGCGTCTGGCCTTGGGCCGAACCCTGTTTCAACTGGGTGATACCGATGCGGCGATCGACGAGTTTCGCACGGCCCTCCGGTTCCATCCCTCGGTCGCCCAGGCCCACATGGATTTGGGAACGGCCCTCATGGCCAAGCAGGACTGGCGCAACGCCATGACGGAATTCCAGGAGGCCGTCCGCCTGGATGCGACCCTCGTGCAGGCCCACTACAGCATGGGCACCATCCACTACACGCGCGGCAATGTCGCCCAAGCCATCAAGGCCTATCAGGAGGCGCTGAAGCTCAAGCCGGACTTTGCCGAAGCGCATTATCGTCTGGGCTTGGTGCTCAAAATGGCGGGCAAGGAGAAAGAGGCGGCCCAGGAGTTGGAAACCGCTGCACTGGCCGGGATCGCCAAGGCACAGTATTTTCTCGGCAACGCCTATCGTTCCGGACAGGGCGCGGACAAGAATCTGACCATGGCCGTCACCTGGTGGTCGCGCGCCTTCGATCAGGGCTTGCCGGAAGCGGCGCAGGCCCTCACGCAACTCCGCCGCATCGCCGTGGTAAAGGGCAACCTGCAGACGAAACAGTCCAAGGCGGCGGCGGAAGCGTTCAAGGAATATTGCGATCAAATTTGGCTGGACTTTCCCGATCTCGATCGAGCCCAGACGCCGGAGACCGTCGGCACCACCCTCCTGCGGCAGGGACGCACCGCCGAAGCCCTACCCGTGCTGCTGCGGGAAGCCTACGCGTTGAACGACAGTGCGCACGCGACGCTTGTCCGCCTGTACGAACAGGGGCTCGACGACCAGCTCCCACCCCATGGGCAATGGATCATGAGTTATCTGGAATCCACGGCGGCCGATGGTTCGGTCGCATCCCGCACGGCCCTGGCCCGCATCTATGCCAAGGGCCTTGGGCTGGCGGCGGACCTCGCGAAGGCCAAGAGCTACCTGAAGGGCCTTCCGCGAGATGAGGTGAAACGCATTCTGGACGAGGCCGCGCCGGACGCTCCCAAACCGTAA